The following proteins are co-located in the bacterium genome:
- a CDS encoding deoxyribonuclease IV, with product MPIGAHVSVAGRVYEAVPRATAIGCECLQIFVGSPRQWRLIEYDPADIAEFRRRRARAGLDPLVAHASYLVNFATADPELFRRSIDSLAHTVRGMDALGGLAAITHLGSTRGAGWDECCDRVALALRTVLTRSSEAMVLLEGSAGGTIGGTFEQLRDVLDAAGRSPRLGVCLDTAHLFAAGWDIRTPEGVAAMVDAFDRQVGLTRLRVLHFNDSKSALGSRLDRHENIGEGGIGRDGFRAVFGHPALRDLPGLIETPGFDREGPDRRNVMTLKALRARALLSAGMPGRRLATRTGRPPRRAVRAR from the coding sequence ATGCCGATCGGCGCGCACGTCTCCGTCGCCGGCCGCGTCTACGAGGCGGTCCCGCGGGCGACCGCGATCGGCTGCGAATGCCTGCAGATCTTCGTCGGCAGCCCGCGGCAGTGGCGCCTCATCGAGTACGATCCCGCCGACATCGCTGAATTCCGGCGCCGCCGCGCGCGGGCCGGGCTGGACCCGCTGGTCGCGCACGCCTCGTACCTCGTCAATTTCGCCACCGCCGATCCCGAGTTGTTCCGCCGGTCCATCGACTCGCTCGCGCACACGGTGCGCGGCATGGATGCGCTCGGCGGGCTTGCGGCGATCACGCATCTCGGCAGCACGCGGGGCGCGGGCTGGGACGAATGCTGCGACCGCGTGGCGCTCGCGCTGCGCACCGTGCTCACGCGCTCATCGGAGGCGATGGTGCTGCTGGAAGGCAGCGCCGGCGGCACGATCGGGGGTACCTTCGAGCAGCTGCGCGACGTCCTCGACGCCGCGGGGCGGAGCCCGCGGCTCGGCGTATGTCTCGACACCGCGCACCTCTTCGCCGCCGGGTGGGACATTCGCACGCCGGAGGGCGTCGCCGCGATGGTGGACGCCTTCGACCGGCAGGTGGGCCTCACGCGGCTGCGCGTGCTGCACTTCAACGACTCGAAGAGCGCGCTCGGCTCGCGGCTCGACCGCCACGAGAACATCGGCGAAGGCGGGATCGGCCGCGACGGGTTCCGGGCCGTCTTCGGCCATCCGGCGCTCCGCGATCTGCCCGGCCTCATCGAGACGCCGGGGTTCGACCGCGAGGGCCCGGACCGGCGCAACGTGATGACGCTGAAGGCGCTGCGCGCGAGGGCCCTGCTCTCCGCCGGCATGCCCGGGCGGCGCCTCGCGACGCGGACGGGCCGGCCGCCGCGAAGGGCGGTGCGCGCACGATGA
- a CDS encoding DMT family transporter, producing the protein MDLPNLRTMSPRARIAADLSLAAVAVVWGTTFPLGKLVLRHLGPFQYLALRFGLAAVLMAPLAWRERGRLTLDGMRAGLLAGAALFAGYALQTVGLRSTTAGNAGLITGLNVVMIPLMLLVWRRRAPSRTLAAAVLLAVAGLWLLLWQGGRLGAGDALVLGCAAALALQVIIVGQAAASVPAAAFACVQIATVAALAGAWAVAAEPAPAAVPAAVGGAIVFMAVAATLGAYVVQAWVQRIVSPTRTGLLFTLEPVAAVGFGVAWLGEPFGPRQAAGAAAILLSVVIGELGRDREWAGRAGREAAPAGITVDKGGRFHGIA; encoded by the coding sequence TTGGACCTCCCGAACCTGCGCACCATGTCCCCGCGCGCGCGCATCGCGGCCGATCTCTCGCTGGCGGCCGTCGCCGTCGTGTGGGGCACGACGTTTCCGCTCGGCAAGCTGGTGCTGCGGCACCTCGGGCCGTTTCAATATCTCGCGCTGCGCTTCGGCCTGGCCGCGGTGCTGATGGCGCCGCTCGCGTGGCGCGAGCGCGGACGCCTCACCCTCGACGGGATGCGCGCGGGCCTGCTGGCCGGCGCCGCACTGTTCGCCGGATACGCGCTGCAGACGGTCGGGCTCCGGTCCACGACCGCCGGCAACGCCGGTCTTATCACGGGCCTGAACGTCGTCATGATTCCCCTGATGCTGCTGGTCTGGCGCCGGCGCGCGCCGAGCCGGACGCTCGCCGCCGCGGTGCTGCTCGCGGTGGCGGGGTTGTGGCTCCTGCTGTGGCAGGGCGGACGGTTGGGCGCCGGCGACGCGCTCGTACTCGGCTGCGCCGCGGCGCTCGCGCTGCAGGTGATCATTGTCGGACAGGCCGCGGCGTCGGTGCCGGCCGCGGCGTTTGCCTGCGTGCAAATCGCGACGGTCGCCGCGCTGGCGGGCGCCTGGGCCGTGGCCGCGGAACCGGCTCCGGCGGCGGTGCCGGCGGCGGTCGGCGGCGCGATCGTCTTCATGGCGGTCGCGGCGACGCTCGGCGCGTACGTCGTGCAGGCGTGGGTGCAGCGAATCGTGTCGCCGACGCGCACCGGCCTGTTGTTCACCCTCGAGCCGGTCGCGGCGGTGGGCTTCGGCGTCGCGTGGCTCGGCGAGCCGTTCGGACCGCGCCAGGCCGCCGGGGCGGCGGCGATCTTGTTAAGCGTCGTGATCGGCGAGCTGGGGCGTGATCGGGAATGGGCGGGCCGGGCCGGCCGCGAGGCGGCGCCGGCGGGCATCACCGTCGACAAAGGAGGACGGTTCCATGGCATCGCGTGA
- a CDS encoding PLP-dependent aspartate aminotransferase family protein yields MASRERRGFTTTAIHGGRIEDANKSVVAPIYQTATFKYDSVEDGARLAAEKGPGYIYTRWGNPTTDLFEQKVALLEGAEGALAASSGMAAIATAVVGSLKAGDHLIAPKAVYQAAFQLFTGVLPRFGVEATVLDDPDVSAYERALRPSTRLLYVETPNNPLLGIIDIAGVAALARAHGARTVADNTFATPYNQQPLALGVDLVCHSATKYLGGHHDVTAGVIAGSREALRPCVGALRVFGGVLDPFAAFLLIRGVATLGLRVERHNANALALARHLSAHPKVAKVHYPGLPGHPRHEIAARQMPGGFGGMMSIEVAGNVAAGARCVEALRVAKLAVSLGGISTLVTHPASTTSVNMPREIRLAAGISDGLIRISVGIEDVDDLIDDFTQALDKV; encoded by the coding sequence ATGGCATCGCGTGAGCGGCGCGGATTTACCACGACCGCGATCCACGGGGGGCGGATCGAAGACGCCAACAAGTCCGTCGTCGCGCCGATCTATCAGACGGCGACCTTCAAATACGACAGCGTCGAAGACGGCGCGCGCCTCGCCGCGGAGAAGGGCCCCGGTTACATCTACACGCGGTGGGGCAATCCGACGACGGATCTCTTCGAGCAGAAGGTCGCGCTGCTCGAGGGCGCCGAGGGGGCGCTGGCCGCGTCGTCCGGCATGGCGGCGATCGCCACGGCCGTCGTAGGCTCGCTCAAGGCCGGCGATCACCTCATCGCGCCGAAGGCCGTGTACCAGGCGGCGTTCCAGCTCTTTACCGGCGTGCTGCCGAGGTTCGGGGTCGAGGCCACGGTGCTCGACGATCCCGACGTGTCCGCGTACGAGCGGGCGCTCAGGCCGAGCACGCGCCTGCTCTACGTCGAAACGCCGAACAACCCGCTGCTCGGCATCATCGATATCGCCGGCGTGGCGGCGCTCGCGCGCGCCCACGGGGCGCGCACGGTGGCCGACAACACATTTGCGACGCCGTACAACCAGCAGCCGCTCGCGCTCGGCGTCGATCTCGTCTGTCACAGCGCGACAAAATATCTCGGCGGGCATCACGACGTCACGGCCGGCGTGATCGCCGGCTCGCGCGAAGCCCTCCGGCCGTGCGTGGGAGCGCTGCGTGTCTTCGGCGGCGTCCTCGACCCGTTCGCGGCCTTCCTGCTGATCCGCGGCGTCGCGACGCTTGGGCTGCGCGTGGAACGGCACAACGCAAACGCGCTCGCGCTGGCGCGGCACTTGAGCGCGCACCCGAAGGTCGCCAAGGTGCACTATCCGGGTCTGCCGGGGCACCCGCGCCACGAGATCGCCGCACGGCAGATGCCCGGCGGGTTCGGCGGCATGATGAGCATCGAAGTAGCCGGCAACGTCGCCGCCGGCGCGCGCTGCGTCGAGGCGCTGCGCGTCGCGAAGCTGGCGGTGAGCCTCGGCGGGATCAGCACGCTCGTCACCCACCCGGCGTCGACCACGAGCGTCAACATGCCGCGGGAGATCCGGCTCGCCGCGGGCATCAGCGACGGGCTGATCCGGATCTCGGTCGGGATCGAGGACGTGGACGATCTGATCGACGACTTCACCCAGGCGCTCGACAAAGTCTAG
- a CDS encoding metalloregulator ArsR/SmtB family transcription factor, whose amino-acid sequence MPRAATTTDVFNAIAEPRRREIVDALLDGRAHTVGEVVDRLRIPQPSVSKHLGVLRKVGIVSVNKSGRRRLYRLNAEELKPVHDWVQTYARLWEHQLHRIKERAEQAARERAGHKRERPAHEEG is encoded by the coding sequence ATGCCGAGAGCGGCGACAACGACCGACGTGTTCAACGCGATCGCCGAGCCGCGGCGGCGTGAGATCGTCGACGCGCTCCTCGACGGCCGGGCCCACACGGTCGGGGAGGTCGTCGACCGGCTCCGGATTCCGCAGCCGTCGGTCTCGAAGCATCTCGGCGTCCTTCGGAAAGTGGGAATCGTCTCAGTGAACAAGTCCGGCCGGCGCCGTCTCTATCGGCTCAACGCGGAGGAGTTGAAGCCGGTCCACGATTGGGTGCAGACCTACGCGCGGCTTTGGGAGCACCAACTCCACCGGATCAAGGAGCGGGCCGAGCAGGCGGCGCGCGAACGAGCGGGGCACAAACGCGAACGACCAGCACACGAGGAGGGATGA
- a CDS encoding SRPBCC domain-containing protein gives MTVVTTASELSVQTFEVAKEETIAAPIEIVFETMLEQLGPSFEPAEGMSLHMVLEAWPGGRWYRDLGNKAGHLWGHVQVIKPPSLLEIYGPLAMSYPAVSHVQCRLTADGDRTRLKFVHRAMAYAPEPRDDFAQGWARVLTSIREAAERRRASGEGR, from the coding sequence ATGACCGTGGTGACGACCGCGTCAGAGCTGTCGGTTCAGACGTTCGAGGTGGCGAAAGAAGAGACGATCGCGGCGCCGATCGAGATCGTGTTCGAGACGATGCTTGAGCAGCTGGGCCCGTCGTTCGAGCCCGCCGAAGGGATGTCCCTGCACATGGTGCTCGAGGCGTGGCCGGGCGGCCGCTGGTACCGGGATCTCGGGAACAAGGCGGGCCATCTGTGGGGGCACGTGCAGGTCATCAAGCCGCCGAGCCTCCTGGAAATCTATGGGCCGCTGGCGATGTCCTATCCCGCGGTCTCGCACGTGCAGTGCCGGCTGACCGCGGACGGCGACCGGACGCGCCTCAAGTTTGTCCACCGCGCGATGGCATACGCGCCCGAGCCCCGCGACGATTTCGCCCAGGGCTGGGCCCGCGTGCTGACGAGCATTCGTGAAGCCGCCGAGCGCCGGCGCGCATCCGGTGAGGGACGCTAG